From Mauremys reevesii isolate NIE-2019 linkage group 10, ASM1616193v1, whole genome shotgun sequence, the proteins below share one genomic window:
- the LOC120373414 gene encoding maestro heat-like repeat-containing protein family member 1, producing MGHFSFGADMDLYGYLRRLLVQSGATDQGNEATAATGCCSPSLSEPAASDTAVQETEVSARDGNPPDTESSGPGVNMGLLDRLYRRLTHTIGWTPFQMDRTNLDSSQPGPTDSSVPDTEEQKVAQKQDLAPQTLAAGAGSHSSTFCAEPHDPGTKQKAYLSPSGQLTPISKEEEEEERPRKTRVSEERMGLACVRDMDEAALRKDIGILFPALHSMVCHLPREHLEERRETLDSLIHLARLFLVELLVFLFRRLNRDEEEETCASLFILDQIVRSNISEMTQHTEKLFTALGPILQSTSIRVREALAYLIHTMGMHGLLEKPDSRPLIDFLVRQCSLPLDSTEAADGRHTMELEVRQLCSSTLQSLGDSPRMANVLWPGLLLQLSPAAHGPALPLLLQTSVGVVKRLQEEGRLPLARRCGKGNRGCRSSPRATLPQELLARLLVLGASSCMTVQVRRASMFLLFQLMSMFQAGSGQYWNNYTTEMLLYVEDHKTCFCQREWEQQLLQFLEDLLFLISDHTWLGCFITSIRRQLAHSDKRPSDKSFLYKCWGTGLMLSPAESIKPQLWRLLELVNFREEEEREGFARALGLCSRQHLYEIFAILEHWEEVVSRVQLQPSAAGSLEEPASIEQLRSLLLLTYGHVVHSGPTDLILETIGYKILSPMQKHYFLSPHDPLVRSAFVRSLVLVGEAVTQVSRIPLVSQDTYTVLSPLLEILRGKDRARLQSPDHKCALLAISYIGKFQPHLSKEQVAETISTCVTSYMIQRPTLVKLRGTEVAESSAIRAESLQELPWEGLDHVLQTFLEQHLTPTTLLQLFLHLQPWICSPRAQERSRAVKASARLLMFYRFKAMTEDLKPMVEQGYMAGLLTSQAFDAQKTTRYWAYQALYWLFTPCTAVVYSKTGALLTVLSKTQQDASYRESPAHVAMLIAEHLQSRDLMPFSFTLLVGLLEKGECAEQLAGVMEAVLRQQKSELQGQVQDLQAALSYTLSPPRGERLSDGTRDILHLLARQHTKTAVNILLKMPWPYKHHIKAIWRFLGADPMLTREVLHILLDDSPEKGWANPGQTQDGSCPQPARLPPATTYGLWELIGALGQADTLEGREDDLFASCFLAIASPPAQHLLGVQQDRPSDTNPRSMAVQALARVLRLRGSQPAVELMDQEQGWQLLEEAQPEGFTLLSRAIVSHPNLALKSIPQLLLPSLQASQEGERMACTALFAEFLGSPLLMENEPKAMRKQVLKAMLQQTQDSNIHIRGRALHGLRNAVTAFPDKVRKKQDQILASFVHGVCQSCDPCAILDATEGLCWMLRDPKAPLKAHVAVPLAMQARTFFEDENSSLRRASIELFGQLSKFVSKRSSRFGAEVEKSMGTLLIHLQDGDPKVAQACRVALLHCASFLSYQPLRTLVRSQLAEGAAPAIPTFLSEACRTLLQDCPGRLSKKAALRAAAAQQLIGYMMEN from the exons ATGGGGCACTTTTCTTTTG GAGCCGATATGGATCTTTATGGCTACCTCCGCCGACTGCTGGTCCAGTCTGGAG CCACCGACCAGGGGAACGAGGCTACGGCAGCCACTGGGTGTTGCAGCCCTTCCCTATCTGAGCCTGCTGCTTCAG ACACAGCAGTGCAAGAGACTGAAGTGTCAGCCAGAGATGGCAACCCACCTGACACAGAGTCTTCTGGTCCAG GAGTCAATATGGGGCTTTTGGACCGTCTCTACCGAAGACTTACTCACACTATTG GATGGACACCTTTCCAAATGGACAGGACAAATCTGGActccagccagccaggccccACTGACTCTTCTGTCCCAG ACACAGAGGAGCAGAAGGTGGCCCAAAAACAAGACCTGGCGCCACAAACCCTGGCTGCAGGAGCGGGCAGCCACTCCAGCActttctgtgctgagcctcatGATCCAG GCACCAAGCAAAAGGCCTATTTGTCACCCAGCGGACAGCTCACCCCAAtcagcaaggaggaggaggaggaagaaaggccaaGGAAGACCAGAGTGAGTGAGGAGAGAATG GGCCTTGCTTGCGTGAGGGACATGGATGAGGCTGCCCTGAGGAAGGACATTGGCATCCTCTTCCCAGCACTCCACTCCATG GTGTGTCATCTCCCCAGAGAGCACCTGGAGGAGCGGAGAGAGACCCTGGACTCTCTCATCCATCTGG CTCGCTTGTTCCTGGTGGAGCTGCTTGTGTTCCTGTTCAGGAGGCTGAAcagggatgaggaagaggagaccTGTGCCAGTCTCTTCATTCTGGACCAGATAGTCCGATCCAACA TTTCCGAAATGACACAGCACACAGAGAAGCTGTTCACAGCCCTGGGGCCAATCCTGCAGAGCACAAGCATACGG GTCAGAGAAGCCCTTGCTTATTTGATACACACAATGGGGATGCATGGGCTCTTGGAGAAACCCGATTCAAGACCCTTAATTGACTTCTTGGTGCGTCAGTGCTCCCTGCCCCTCGACAGCACG GAGGCAGCAGACGGGAGGCACACCATGGAGCTCGAGGTccgccagctctgctccagcaccCTGCAGTCCCTGGGTGATTCCCCCAGAATGGCCAAT GTTTTATGGCCTGGGCTGCTCCTTcagctgagcccagcagcccatgggccagccctgcctctcctcctgcagaCCTCGGTTGGGgtggtaaagaggctgcaggaggaaggcaggctgcccttggcCAGGAGGTGCGGCAAGGGGAACAGAG GCTGTCGGTCAAGCCCCAGGGCCACTCTACCCCAGGAGCTGCTGGCTCGGCTGCTG GTGCTCGGTGCGTCTTCATGCATGACGGTGCAGGTCAGAAGGGCATCCATGTTCCTCCTCTTCCAGCTGATGAGCATGTTCCAGGCCGGCTCGGGCCAATACTGGAATAACTACACGACGGAAATGCTCCTCTACGTGGAAG ATCACAAGACCTGCTTCTGCcagagggagtgggagcagcagctgctgcag TTCCTGGAAGACCTTCTCTTCCTCATCTCGGACCATACCTGGCTGGGCTGTTTCATCACCAGTATCAGGCGCCAGCTGGCCCACAGCGATAAGCGGCCCAGTGACAAG AGCTTTCTCTACAAGTGCTGGGGCACCGGGCTGATGTTATCTCCAGCAGAGAGCATCAAGCCCCAGCTATGGCGCCTGCTGGAGCTGGTCAATTTCCgagaagaagaggaaagagag GGATTCGCCCGAGCGCTTGGGCTGTGTTCCAGGCAACACCTCTATGAGATTTTTGCCATCCTGGAGCACTGGGAAGAGGTCGTCAGCAGGGTGCAGCTCCAGCCTTCTGCTGCTGGCTCTCTGGAG GAGCCAGCTTCCATCGAGCAGCTGAGAAGCCTCCTGCTCCTCACCTATGGGCACGTGGTCCACTCAGGCCCCACAGACCTCATCCTAGAGACCATAGGATACAAGATCCTGTCTCCGATGCAGAAACACTATTTTCTGAGCCCACAT GACCCGCTGGTGAGATCTGCGTTTGTGAGAAGCCTCGTGCTGGTGGGTGAAGCTGTCACCCAAGTGAGCAGGATTCCCTTGGTGAGCCAGGACACATACACCGTGCTGTCCCCCCTGCTG GAGATCCTCAGAGGCAAGGACCGGGCCCGGCTGCAGAGCCCCGACCACAAGTGTGCCCTGCTGGCCATCTCATACATAGG GAAATTCCAGCCTCACCTGTCTAAGGAACAGGTGGCTGAGACCATCAGCACTTGTGTCACCAGCTACATGATTCAGCGTCCAACCCTGGTGAAgctgagagggactgaggtggCAGAGAGCTCCGCTATCCGGGCAGAG TCTCTCCAAGAACTGCCCTGGGAGGGCCTGGACCATGTGCTGCAGACATTCCTGGAACAGCACCTGACCCCCACCACTCTACTGCAGCTGTTTCTG cacctgcagccaTGGATCTGCTCTCCCCGGGCCCAGGAGAGGAGCCGAGCTGTGAAAGCCAGCGCCCGGCTCCTCATGTTCTATCGATTCAAGGCCATGACCGAG GACCTGAAACCCATGGTGGAGCAGGGCTACATGGCCGGGCTGCTGACAAGCCAGGCCTTCGATGCTCAGAAGACCACCCGATACTGGGCATATCAGGCTCTCTACTGGCTCTTCACGCCTTGCACAG CCGTCGTGTACAGCAAGACAGGGGCGTTGTTGACTGTGCTGAGCAAGACGCAGCAGGATGCCAGCTACAGAGAGAGCCCTGCCCATGTTGCTATG ctcatCGCGGAACACCTGCAGTCCCGTGACCTCATGCCCTTCAGCTTCACCCTGCTGGTGGGCCTGCTGGAGAAGGGGGAGTGTGCTGAGCAGCTGGCGGGCGTCATGGAGGCGGTGCTGAGACAGCAAAAATCAGAGCTACAGGGCCAA GTGCAGGATCTCCAAGCCGCTCTTTCCTACACACTGAGCCCACCCCGGGGAGAGCGGCTGAGTGATGGGACAAGAGACATCCTCCACCTACTGGCCAGGCAGCACACCAAGACCGCAGTCAACATCCTCCTGAAGATGCCCTGGCCTTACAAACA CCACATCAAGGCCATCTGGAGGTTCCTGGGTGCAGACCCCATGCTGACCAGGGAGGTACTGCACATCCTGCTGGACGACAGCCCGGAGAAGGGCTGGGCTAACCCTGGACAGACCCAGGACgggagctgcccccagccagcccggctGCCCCCGGCG ACCACATACGGCCTGTGGGAGCTGATCGGGGCCTTGGGGCAAGCGGACACCCTGGAGGGACGCGAGGACGACCTGTTCGCCTCTTGCTTCCTTGCCATCGCCAGCCCCCCGGCACAACACCTCTTAGGAGTCCAGCAGGACCGGCCCAGTGACACCAATCCACGCAG CATGGCCGTGCAGGCCCTGGCGCGGGTGCTGCGCCTCAGGGGCAGTCAGCCAGCTGTGGAACTAATGGACCAGGAGCAAGGCTGGCAGCTGCTGGAGGAGGCCCAGCCCGAGGGGTTCACTCTCCTTAGCAG AGCCATAGTGAGCCACCCAAACCTGGCCCTGAAGAGCATCCCACAGCTTCTCCTTCCCAGCCTGCAGGCCAGCCAGGAGGGTGAACGCATGGCCTGCACCGCCCTGTTCGCAGAG TTCCTCGGCAGCCCCCTGCTGATGGAAAACGAGCCCAAGGCCATGCGGAAGCAGGTGCTGAAGGCCATGCTGCAGCAGACGCAGGACAGCAACATCCACATTCGTGGCAGAGCCCTGCATGGCCTCAGGAACGCAGTGACCGCGTTCCCGGACAAG GTCAGGAAGAAGCAAGACCAGATTCTGGCGAGCTTTGTCCACGGCGTATGCCAATCCTGCGACCCCTGCGCCATTCTGGACGCGACGGAAGGGCTCTGCTGGATGCTGCGGGACCCCAAGGCGCCTCTGAAGGCGCATGTTGCCGTTCCGCTGGCCATGCAGGCGAGAACATTCTTTGAGGAT GAGAACAGCAGCCTGAGGCGGGCCTCCATCGAGCTCTTTGGCCAGCTCAGCAAGTTTGTTTCCAAGAGGTCATCCCGCTTCGGGGCTGAGGTGGAGAAGAGCATGGGGACGCTGCTGATCCACCTACAAGACGGGGACCCAAAGGTGGCCCAG GCGTGCAGGGTGGCATTGCTGCACTGCGCATCCTTCTTGAGCTACCAGCCCCTGCGCACACTCGTGCGGAGCCAGCTGGCCGAGGGAGCGGCCCCCGCCATCCCCACCTTCCTGAGCGAAGCCTGCAGGACCCTG CTCCAGGACTGCCCAGGGAGGCTGAGCAAGAAAGCTGccctgagagcagcagctgcccaacAGCTGATCG GATACATGATGGAGAATTga